The DNA sequence TAGGATCTATGCCGAGCTTGGCAACATATTCCCTCATAACAGCCAGATCTAGGATCAGGGATGTGCCTGTGAAGTCCTGTGTTATAACCCTAGCAACCTTGAAGGATATCTCGCCCCTAGGCGCCCTAGGATCCCACTTAACGAGGTTCTCGATATCCTCATCCCCTATTGTAACCCCATCATAGTTCCTGATCATGGATTCAAGTATAATCCTTAGGCTAATGGGTAGCCTAGATACATCTATACCCTCCTTCTCCAGAGCCGGTAGGCTATAGTATATATATTTCCTTCCACCCACTTCGAGAACAGATCTAATATGGTCTCTCAAAAAATCACCTCTAGCCATGAAACCCCCTCACCGAGATATAAGCAATAAAGAGATATATAAGCTAAGTACGATATATTCATAACCATATCTCTATGAAAATCGCTATGACCGATCCTGGGGCCTTCTAGCTATGGCTACCTGTTCTATAAGCCTTGTAGCTCCTAGGAGTAGCTCCATTGGAATCACTATCTTTGTGGATGGGGTGCTAGAGATCGATTTAAGGGCTTCTAGGTATTGCAGATAGAGGGTATTATGATCAACTCTGGAGGCCGCTGCATTCACGAGCTCCAAAGCCTTTGAGATCCCCTCAGCCCTGAGGATCTCGGCCTGTTTATCTCCTTCTGCTCTTCTTATCTGCGACTCCTTATAGCCCTCTGCCTCGAGTATTGCTGCTTGCTTCTTACCTTCAGCCTCTAGGATCATTGCCCTTCTAGTCCTCTCAGCAGACATCTGTCTTATCATAGCCTCTTGAACCTCTTTAGGAGGCTTGATCTCTCTGATCTCGACGGAGGTTACTTTGATCCCCCATCTATCTGTGACTTCATCAAGCTTAGCCCTTAGAGTGCTGTTTATATACTCCCTCTTAGCTAGCACATCGTCTAGAAGAAGATCCCCAACTATAGCTCTCAAAGTGGTTACAGCAATGCCTGTGGATGCTGTTACATAGTTGCTAACAGCTGTAACCGCTTTCACGGGATCGAATACCTTTAGATATACAAGAAGATCTATATCTACTGGT is a window from the Sulfolobales archaeon genome containing:
- a CDS encoding SPFH domain-containing protein, with the protein product PVDIDLLVYLKVFDPVKAVTAVSNYVTASTGIAVTTLRAIVGDLLLDDVLAKREYINSTLRAKLDEVTDRWGIKVTSVEIREIKPPKEVQEAMIRQMSAERTRRAMILEAEGKKQAAILEAEGYKESQIRRAEGDKQAEILRAEGISKALELVNAAASRVDHNTLYLQYLEALKSISSTPSTKIVIPMELLLGATRLIEQVAIARRPQDRS